The following proteins are co-located in the Micromonospora coriariae genome:
- a CDS encoding DUF2231 domain-containing protein — translation MRARLSPRQEVVVESRAKAMGHAIHPMLIVFPLGLLATSVIFDILYLITDRTGFQISAAYTIAAGVIGGVVAAVFGLIDWSAIPSGTRAKRIGAAHGIGNLVVVILFAVSWLVRLSRENWEPNAAALILSFAGIILSLGTAWLGGELVERLGIGVSDKAGVNASSSLRGAPSRGA, via the coding sequence ATGCGGGCGCGGTTGTCGCCCCGACAGGAGGTAGTGGTGGAAAGTCGAGCCAAAGCGATGGGCCACGCGATCCATCCCATGCTGATCGTGTTTCCGCTCGGGCTCCTCGCCACGTCGGTCATCTTCGACATCCTCTATCTGATCACCGACCGCACCGGATTCCAGATCTCCGCCGCGTACACCATCGCGGCGGGTGTCATCGGCGGCGTGGTCGCCGCCGTGTTCGGCCTCATCGACTGGAGCGCCATCCCATCCGGCACCCGGGCCAAACGGATCGGCGCGGCGCACGGCATCGGCAACCTGGTGGTCGTGATCCTGTTCGCGGTGAGCTGGCTGGTGCGTCTGTCCCGGGAGAACTGGGAACCGAACGCCGCGGCGCTGATCCTGAGCTTCGCGGGCATCATCTTGTCCCTGGGGACTGCCTGGCTGGGCGGGGAGCTGGTCGAGCGGCTGGGCATCGGGGTGAGTGACAAGGCCGGCGTGAACGCGAGCAGCTCGCTGCGCGGCGCGCCGTCGCGCGGCGCCTGA
- a CDS encoding YcxB family protein, whose protein sequence is MHIRFDVPADPAYPGRVAAALGSVRLRKYGYIGAVLAAVGAIGLAASRALSWGEQISPLWTVMIVGGLLSTLYWPWVRLRARRRSSGYAVEGAYDITDDNIMMRSGSESGGIAWDGVAQVRDTPEFWIVYVGRMPATVIPRRLMSAEDAETLRAHMAARGLLRQR, encoded by the coding sequence GTGCACATCCGTTTCGACGTCCCCGCCGATCCCGCCTACCCGGGCCGGGTGGCCGCTGCGCTCGGCAGCGTCCGGCTGCGCAAGTACGGCTACATCGGCGCGGTCCTCGCGGCGGTCGGGGCGATCGGGTTGGCCGCCTCGCGGGCGCTCTCGTGGGGCGAGCAGATTTCGCCGCTGTGGACCGTGATGATCGTGGGTGGCCTGCTGTCGACGCTGTACTGGCCGTGGGTGCGCTTGCGCGCCCGGCGCCGCTCCAGCGGCTACGCCGTGGAGGGCGCCTACGACATCACCGATGACAACATCATGATGCGCAGCGGCTCGGAGTCCGGTGGCATCGCCTGGGACGGGGTCGCCCAGGTGAGGGACACCCCGGAGTTCTGGATCGTGTACGTCGGCCGGATGCCGGCGACCGTGATCCCACGCCGGTTGATGTCCGCCGAGGATGCCGAGACGTTACGGGCCCACATGGCCGCACGGGGGCTGCTCCGACAGCGCTGA
- a CDS encoding RNA polymerase sigma factor, translated as MATDTHRAIEAAWRIEAPRLIAGLTRLVRDVGVAEELAQDALVAALEQWPAEGVPRNPGAWLMTTAKRRAIDQIRRNETFKRKVDQVGRELEKFTPDVGAMVAEDDGIGDDLLRLVFVACHPVLSTEARTALTLRLLGGLTTDEIARAFLVPEPTVAQRIVRAKKTLANAQVPFEVPQGDELAARLSSVLEVIYLIFNEGYSATTGDEWMRPALCEEALRLGRILARLAPREPEVHGLVALMEIQASRSAARTGPGGEPILLGDQDRARWDQLLIRRGLAALERAEALIDGKPGPYVLQAAITACHARARRFEDTDWKRIAWLYEGLAEAMPSPVVELNRAVALSMAFGPATGLALLDQLMAFPAMRNYHLLPGARGDFLVKLGRHAEARAEFERAASLTRNERERTLLLNRAATCDQPLRTDDP; from the coding sequence GTGGCCACTGACACCCACCGCGCGATCGAGGCTGCCTGGCGAATCGAGGCGCCCCGGCTCATCGCCGGACTGACCAGGCTCGTCCGCGACGTCGGCGTGGCCGAGGAACTGGCGCAGGACGCGCTGGTCGCGGCGCTGGAGCAGTGGCCGGCCGAGGGCGTGCCGCGTAATCCGGGCGCGTGGTTGATGACCACCGCCAAGCGTCGGGCCATCGACCAGATCCGGCGCAACGAGACCTTCAAGCGCAAGGTCGACCAGGTCGGCCGGGAGCTCGAGAAATTCACCCCGGACGTCGGCGCGATGGTCGCCGAGGACGACGGCATCGGTGACGACCTGCTGCGGCTGGTGTTCGTGGCCTGCCATCCGGTGCTGTCCACGGAGGCCCGCACCGCGCTGACCCTGCGGCTGCTCGGCGGCCTGACCACCGACGAGATCGCCCGGGCCTTCCTGGTGCCGGAACCGACCGTCGCGCAACGGATCGTGCGGGCCAAGAAGACCCTGGCCAACGCCCAGGTGCCGTTCGAGGTACCGCAGGGCGACGAGCTGGCGGCCCGGCTCTCCTCGGTGCTCGAGGTCATCTACCTGATCTTCAACGAGGGCTATTCGGCCACCACCGGCGACGAGTGGATGCGACCGGCGCTGTGCGAGGAGGCCCTGCGGCTGGGCCGGATCCTGGCCCGGCTGGCTCCGCGCGAGCCCGAGGTGCACGGCCTGGTGGCGCTGATGGAGATCCAGGCCTCCCGGTCGGCCGCCCGCACCGGCCCGGGCGGCGAACCGATCCTGCTGGGCGACCAGGACAGGGCCCGCTGGGATCAGCTGCTGATCCGCCGTGGCTTGGCCGCGCTGGAGCGTGCCGAGGCCCTGATCGACGGCAAGCCCGGCCCGTACGTGCTGCAGGCGGCCATCACCGCCTGCCACGCCCGGGCACGGCGCTTCGAGGACACCGACTGGAAGCGCATCGCCTGGCTCTACGAGGGTCTGGCCGAGGCGATGCCGTCCCCGGTGGTCGAGTTGAACCGCGCGGTGGCGCTGTCCATGGCGTTCGGGCCGGCGACCGGGCTGGCGCTGCTGGACCAGCTGATGGCCTTCCCGGCCATGCGGAACTACCACCTGCTGCCCGGCGCGCGCGGTGACTTCCTGGTCAAGCTGGGCCGGCACGCCGAGGCGCGGGCGGAGTTCGAGCGGGCGGCGTCGCTGACCCGCAACGAGCGGGAGCGAACACTGCTACTGAACCGTGCCGCCACCTGCGATCAGCCGCTGCGAACGGACGATCCCTGA